From a single Lolium rigidum isolate FL_2022 chromosome 7, APGP_CSIRO_Lrig_0.1, whole genome shotgun sequence genomic region:
- the LOC124670219 gene encoding beta-hexosaminidase 2-like produces MAARNAFLALLLLPLLSSPLLSRAQESSSFPVNVWPKPTSMSWAEPLMAMPVSSSFRIVGPSGNNPYLVLATQRYTAMLFTERYRPIVRPAVNVTAAGDSIHSLTLVVSDLSAPLQDGVDESYVLEILPTGAATITAATAWGAMHGLETFSQLSWRSASGKLLVAAGVRVEDRPLYQHRGLMLDTGRTYFPVLDILRTIDAMAWNKMNVFHWHITDSQSFPIELASEPRLAEMGAYGEDMRYTVEDVTRIVEFAMSRGVRVVPEIDGPGHTASWAGAYPEAVSCAGKFWLPDANDWGTRLAAEPGSGQLNPLKSKTYEVVANVINDITSLFPDGFYHAGADEVTPGCWQTDPSIQADIDNGGTLSQLLERYVRAAGYRAIVSSATFYYLDCGHGDFVGNNSVYDDQRSDYDTQGGSWCGPFKTWQRVYDYDIVHGLTAQEAKLVIGGEVALWTEQADATVLDARLWPRASAMAEALWSGNRDAAGVKRYAEATDRLNDWRHRMVGRGVRAEPIQPLWCRTRPGMCNLVR; encoded by the exons ATGGCGGCGAGGAATGCCTTTCTCGCACTCCTGCTCCTGCCCTTGCTGAGCTCGCCGCTGCTGTCGCGCGCCCAGGAATCGTCGTCCTTCCCCGTCAATGTCTGGCCCAAGCCGACGTCCATGTCGTGGGCAGAGCCTCTCATGGCCATGCCGGTGTCGTCGTCGTTCCGCATCGTCGGGCCGTCCGGGAACAACCCGTACCTCGTCCTGGCCACGCAGCGCTACACCGCGATGCTCTTCACCGAGCGGTACCGGCCCATCGTCCGGCCGGCGGTGAATGTCACCGCCGCGGGGGACTCGATCCATAGCCTGACCTTGGTCGTGTCCGACCTTTCCGCCCCGCTCCAGGACGGCGTGGACGAGTCCTACGTTCTGGAGATCCTCCCCACGGGCGCGGCCACCATCACGGCGGCCACGGCGTGGGGCGCCATGCACGGGCTGGAGACCTTCTCACAGCTGTCGTGGAGGAGTGCCAGCGGGAAGCTGCTGGTGGCCGCCGGCGTGCGGGTGGAGGACCGGCCGCTGTACCAGCACCGTGGCCTGATGCTCGACACCGGGAGGACCTACTTCCCCGTCCTGGACATCCTAAGGACGATCGACGCCATGGCGTGGAACAAGATGAACGTGTTCCACTGGCACATCACCGACTCGCAGTCGTTCCCCATCGAGCTGGCCTCCGAGCCGCGGCTCGCGGAGATGGGAGCGTACGGCGAGGACATGAGGTACACCGTCGAGGACGTGACGCGCATCGTGGAGTTCGCCATGAGCCGCGGCGTCCGCGTCGTGCCGGAGATAGACGGGCCGG GTCACACGGCGTCGTGGGCCGGCGCATACCCGGAGGCGGTGTCATGCGCGGGCAAATTCTGGCTGCCCGACGCAAACGACTGGGGCACCAGGCTCGCGGCCGAGCCAGGGTCCGGCCAGCTGAACCCGCTCAAGTCGAAGACGTACGAGGTGGTGGCCAACGTGATCAACGACATCACCTCCCTCTTCCCGGACGGCTTCTACCACGCCGGCGCCGACGAGGTCACCCCGGGCTGCTGGCAGACGGACCCCTCCATCCAGGCCGACATCGACAACGGCGGCACGCTCAGCCAGCTCCTGGAGCGCTACGTCCGCGCG GCTGGGTACCGCGCCATTGTCTCCTCCGCCACCTTCTACTACCTGGACTGCGGCCACGGCGACTTCGTCGGGAACAACAGCGTCTACGACGACCAGCGGAGCGACTACGACACCCAGGGCGGGTCCTGGTGCGGGCCCTTCAAGACCTGGCAGCGGGTCTACGACTACGACATCGTCCACGGGCTCACCGCCCAGGAGGCCAAGCTCGTGATCGGCGGCGAGGTGGCGCTCTGGACGGAGCAGGCCGACGCCACGGTCCTCGACGCCAGGCTCTGGCCGCGCGCGTCCGCCATGGCGGAGGCACTCTGGTCCGGCAACCGCGACGCGGCCGGCGTTAAGCGCTATGCGGAGGCGACGGACAGACTCAACGACTGGAGGCACCGCATGGTGGGGAGAGGAGTCCGGGCGGAGCCCATCCAGCCGCTCTGGTGCCGGACGCGCCCCGGAATGTGCAACCTGGTTCGGTAA
- the LOC124678567 gene encoding 40S ribosomal protein S3-3-like, with amino-acid sequence MAQQISKKRKFVADGVFLAELNEMLTRELGEDGFAGVEIRVTPMRTEIIIRATRTQNVLGEKGRRIRELTSVVQKRFNFPDGSVELYAEKVMNRGLCAVAQAESLRYKLLGGLAVRRACYGVLRFVMESGAKGCEVIVSGKLRAQRAKSMKFKDGYMISSGHPVNQYIDGAVRHVLLRQGVLGIKVKIMLDWDPKGKQGPSTPLPDLVTIHPPKDEDEFLRPLAAEIAVA; translated from the exons ATGGCTCAGCAGATCAGCAAGAAGCGGAAG TTCGTCGCGGATGGCGTGTTCCTGGCGGAGCTGAACGAGATGCTGACCCGCGAGCTCGGGGAggacggcttcgccggcgtcgagATCCGGGTCACCCCCATGCGCACCGAGATCATCATCCGCGCCACCCGCACGCAGAACGTCCTCG GCGAGAAGGGTCGAAGAATCCGGGAGCTGACGTCGGTGGTGCAGAAGCGCTTCAACTTTCCCGACGGAAGCGTGGAGCTCTACGCCGAGAAGGTCATGAACCGCGGCCTCTGCGCCGTCGCTCAGGCCGAGTCCCTCCGCTACAAGCTCCTCGGTGGCCTCGCTGTCCGAAG GGCATGCTATGGTGTACTCAGGTTTGTCATGGAAAGTGGTGCGAAGGGTTGTGAG gTAATTGTGAGTGGGAAGCTTAGGGCACAGCGTGCTAAATCAATGAAGTTCAAGGATGGGTATATGATCTCTTCTGGCCATCCAGTCAACCAGTATATCGATGGAGCTGTGAGGCATGTTCTTCTGAGACAG GGTGTTCTTGGTATCAAGGTTAAGATTATGCTTGACTGGGATCCTAAGGGTAAACAGGGACCATCTACACCTTTACCTGACCTTGTTACCATCCATCCTCCCAAGGACGAGGATGAGTTTTTGAGGCCCCTTGCAGCAGAAATAGCAGTTGCTTAA